One Drosophila subobscura isolate 14011-0131.10 chromosome U, UCBerk_Dsub_1.0, whole genome shotgun sequence DNA window includes the following coding sequences:
- the LOC117902565 gene encoding HEAT repeat-containing protein 1 homolog isoform X2 has translation MEEEDTIVIDSDDEMEAEKSSFQTWYAAYLEKLEKRYPEAFDLSVKEALRARSTTSNRQKALKLALGFRLNTSDEKAKRVYEKLYHYSPDWRLSAVQQLVQNLKTGKKRERSVKLLQECLPDRINDDSGAVVAAILSLPTEELLQMLEPVVFAQTLCRLLRRAQAQQKQKEWRALVPLSVQHLTTTAVSNHYDTNLVLLALMPLLFPSEPLAEHEHCALLMILKSEFCAKVPFLGQVKVSKKYPEFAVSKHRQHFLDVIAGSSRELFSQEQALLQSVEEHGGEAHMQDASQLTHLLLLLTAYAKRQLLPQESLPILERICQYSRGIQFRVNKSHRSDQNFVPLQLYLDFLLTLARNTKWAGLVATPWTQPTDGLRLCLRLMEILGAQVFTERCDAEERLEWTQALKRCLSIMLPAPQHKLEFLSNFCVFERLPELWANDSDYTVLRVQGFLLLEAVVANQDSKLECSLLHVLRVANACGSPLQTLRLQAMDTLQLMSQRELEPHVQQLVKALLKRRSELGMDHEQYALILYTILQPEHATPKEKLLLSKLRRSVLALASDPEQPPICTDFLLRALKHVNDESFLTTLLPLGIAALEKITLEQGPNSQLKQLPWPYSEIYKSVMERYEGNIALNVLQRQPLAWDLFEASFAHHDAYIQLDQKLQPVPCVLLGILTPETYERLQSKHKVSLIRLIVEAATKADNDSIFLASHRLLKRCRLECQPLVQMLTEMCGKGVRAKTPTRRGSTATKQVDLTNASWKQGMTLLELLESKKQLIGSELLIPTLFELLQSCLTLEEHTAAEYPKQLILSSLLHCCQTAQAAGVQLAKALPESCFRIEQVVQCLRNTKNPQTQQHALLFLTHCAGLYPQQVLHKIVEIFTFVGSTVARHDDAFSLHIIHNVVESIIPILLLNTGQRDRLVIPVLKVFADICTDVPVHRRLSLYATLFRVLDPKAHLWQFLCILFESQVLLESLPHKVAVDKSRLDFARELTLMFQEPSVALETCIRLLEYLGQLPVDKSNQSGASGGGSSSLLSTEQQLFDVRTRSFKQLRHYKYVIMDYLSGISSSIEWQAKMKSANPGDLLPHYQALILQTLAFVDVISRALEAASGNSSLEKYWRVLSNHAQDVLDNAIGMLAPEYFLHVITDLLEHPLIQVRIKVLELLVTKLTPTCDYFAHSTTEHFGVLFAPLEAIINGILDSGSSNPQQAQLQQTALQALQLLAHRHGRDFLDECRSLLATLTRITKRRSNVPKAVVGNVVLTLGEICSSLKAHALAQLPKFAPQLTEFLKEQVHQMVTHKQGPDYVCSTLVTAFHKLFKALPLFLGPYLVDIISALVRLSVQLNSPLLAQEKRAQALRLRLQELWSVVAHGVEVRILVPSCTKTYSSLLELQAYDEVGQLMSQLLLQCVKHNTNAQLQPVQEALSEFFLQALEFRFQVRGRGLERSQVSQIEGGISEAFVTWILKLSESSFRPMYSKVHKWAKESSARETQLTYFLLTNRIAEALKSLFVLFANDFIGDSSQLLQQHNTLNPAFTAGDNAEDDEELLVAILGTLNHVFLHCTDEFINEHRFNTLMQPLVDQLENDLVLGSEPLQLALSNCIAQLAVATNDVMWKQLNSQVLLKTRTTTPEVRILAFNTCVSIARKLGESFAPLLPETVPFVAELLEDEHQRVEKNTRNGVQELEAILGEPIQKYL, from the exons TTGTCATTGATTCAGATGATGAAATGGAGGCAGAGAAGAGCAGCTTTCAGACCTGGTATGCCGCTTACCTTGAGAAGCTAGAGAAACGCTACCCGGAGGCCTTTGATTTGAGTGTGAAAGAGGCGCTGAGAGCCAGATCCACGACCAGCAATCGCCAGAAGGCTCTCAAATTGGCTTTGG GTTTCCGTTTAAACACCTCGGATGAAAAGGCAAAGCGTGTTTATGAGAAACTGTATCACTACAGCCCCGATTGGCGGCTCAGCGCGGTGCAGCAGCTTGTGCAGAATTTAAAAACTGGCAAGAAACGCGAGCGTAGCGTCAAGCTATTGCAGGAGTGTCTGCCCGATCGAATCAACGATGACAGTGGtgctgtggtggctgccatCCTCTCGCTGCCTACTGAGGAGCTCTTGCAAATGCTGGAGCCCGTGGTCTTTGCCCAGACTCTGTGTCGCCTGCTGCGTCGTGCCCAAGcccagcaaaagcagaaggaaTGGCGTGCCTTGGTGCCACTTTCCGTTCAACATTTGACAACTACTGCGGTTAGCAATCATTATGACACGAATCTAGTGCTGCTGGCCCTCATGCCGCTGCTCTTTCCGTCCGAACCTTTGGCCGAACACGAGCACTGTGCCTTGCTCATGATACTGAAGAGTGAGTTCTGCGCGAAGGTGCCATTCCTGGGACAAGTGAAGGTCAGCAAGAAGTACCCAGAGTTTGCGGTGAGCAAACATCGTCAGCACTTTCTGGACGTGATTGCCGGGAGCAGCCGTGAGCTGTTTAGCCAGGAGCAGGCACTGCTGCAGAGTGTCGAAGAGCATGGGGGCGAGGCCCACATGCAGGATGCCTCCCAATTGACgcatctgctgctcctgctcaccGCCTATgccaagcggcagctgctgccccaagAGAGTCTGCCCATACTGGAGAGGATCTGCCAGTACAGTCGCGGCATTCAGTTCAGAGTCAACAAAAGCCACCGCAGCGATCAGAACTTTGTGCCGCTACAGCTATACCTCGACTTTCTGCTCACTTTGGCGCGGAATACCAAATGGGCGGGACTCGTGGCTACGCCCTGGACACAGCCAACGGATGGACTGCGCCTCTGCCTGCGTCTGATGGAGATTCTGGGCGCACAAGTGTTCACCGAGCGATGTGATGCAGAGGAGCGACTAGAATGGACACAGGCCCTCAAGCGATGCCTCAGCATAATGCTGCCCGCACCTCAACATAAGCTGGAGTTCCTCTCCAATTTCTGTGTATTCGAGAGGCTGCCAGAACTGTGGGCAAACGACTCGGATTATACAGTGCTCCGTGTGCAaggcttcctgctgctggaggcggtGGTGGCCAATCAAGACTCCAAGCTAGAGTGCAGCCTGTTGCATGTGCTGCGTGTGGCCAACGCCTGTGGCTCGCCACTGCAGACACTCCGCCTGCAGGCCATGGACACGCTTCAGTTGATGAGCCAGCGAGAGCTCGAGCCGCATGTTCAGCAGCTGGTGAAGGCGCTGTTGAAGCGGAGAAGCGAACTGGGCATGGATCACGAGCAGTACGCGCTGATACTGTACACCATACTGCAGCCAGAGCATGCCACGcccaaggagaagctgctgctatCGAAGCTACGACGATCCgtgctggctctggcctcAGATCCCGAGCAGCCACCAATTTGCACGGACTTCCTGCTGCGTGCCCTGAAACATGTCAACGATGAGAGTTTCTTGACGACGCTCCTGCCGCTGGGCATTGCGGCACTTGAGAAGATTACCCTCGAGCAGGGGCCCAACAGtcagctgaagcagctgccGTGGCCCTACAGTGAGATCTACAAATCGGTGATGGAACGCTACGAGGGGAACATAGCGCTGAATGTGCTACAGCGGCAACCACTCGCCTGGGATCTGTTTGAGGCGAGCTTTGCGCATCACGATGCCTACATTCAGCTGGACCAGAAGCTGCAGCCCGTACCCTGTGTCCTGCTGGGCATACTCACACCCGAAACGTACGAGCGGCTGCAGTCGAAGCACAAAGTGTCGCTGATCAGGCTGATAGTGGAGGCGGCCACCAAGGCGGACAATGATAGCATCTTCCTGGCCAGCCATCGGCTGCTCAAGCGCTGTCGCTTGGAATGCCAGCCACTGGTGCAAATGCTAACAGAGATGTGCGGCAAGGGAGTGCGCGCCAAGACCCCGACGAGGCGTGGAAGTACAGCCACCAAGCAGGTGGACCTAACCAATGCCTCCTGGAAGCAGGGCATgacgctgctggagctgctcgagaGCAAGAAGCAGCTAATTGGCTCGGAGCTGCTGATACCCACCCTGTTCGAGCTGTTGCAGTCTTGCCTCACGCTGGAGGAGCACACCGCTGCCGAGTATCCCAAGCAGTTGATACTCTCCAGCCTGCTGCACTGCTGCCAAACTGCCCAAGCGGCTGGTGTGCAGCTGGCCAAGGCACTGCCCGAGTCCTGTTTCCGCATCGAGCAGGTGGTCCAGTGTCTGAGGAACACAAAGAACCCACAGACCCAGCAGCATGCTCTACTCTTTCTCACCCACTGCGCGGGTCTCTATCCGCAGCAGGTGCTGCACAAGATTGTGGAAATCTTCACTTTCGTCGGCTCCACAGTGGCCAGGCACGACGATGCCTTCAGTCTGCACATCATCCACAATGTTGTGGAGTCCATTATACCCATTCTGCTGCTGAATACCGGACAAAGGGATCGCCTGGTCATACCCGTGCTGAAGGTATTCGCAGACATCTGCACGGATGTGCCAGTACACAGAAGACTGTCGCTCTATGCGACGCTGTTTCGTGTCCTCGATCCCAAGGCGCATCTCTGGCAGTTCCTGTGCATTCTCTTCGAGTCTCAAGTGCTGCTGGAATCGTTGCCGCACAAGGTGGCGGTGGATAAGTCGCGTCTAGACTTTGCCCGCGAGTTGACGCTGATGTTCCAGGAGCCAAGTGTCGCCCTAGAGACGTGCATACGCCTGTTGGAGTATCTCGGCCAGCTGCCCGTGGACAAAAGCAATCAATCGGGAGCGAGTGGAGGCGGCTCCTCCTCCCTGCTGTCCACTGAGCAGCAACTCTTTGATGTCCGCACGCGTTCGTTCAAGCAGCTGAGGCACTACAAATATGTCATCATGGACTATCTGTCGGGCATTAGCAGCTCCATCGAGTGGCAGGCAAAGATGAAGAGTGCCAATCCCGGTGATCTGCTGCCTCACTATCAGGCCCTCATACTGCAGACCCTTGCCTTTGTGGATGTCATCAGTCGTGCCCTGGAGGCAGCCTCGGGCAATTCCTCGCTGGAAAAGTACTGGCGGGTGCTGTCCAATCACGCGCAGGATGTGCTAGACAATGCCATTGGCATGCTGGCGCCGGAATACTTCCTCCATGTGATCACCGATCTGCTGGAGCATCCACTGATCCAAGTGCGCATCAAGGTGCTCGAACTGCTCGTCACGAAGCTGACGCCCACATGCGACTACTTTGCCCACTCGACGACGGAGCACTTTGGTGTGCTCTTCGCTCCGCTGGAGGCCATTATCAATGGCATTCTGGACAGTGGCTCCAGTAATCCACAGCAGGCTCAGCTCCAGCAGACGGCCCTGCAGGCGCTGCAACTACTGGCCCATCGCCATGGCAGGGACTTCCTCGACGAGTGCCGCTCCCTGCTGGCCACACTCACAAGGATCACCAAGCGACGCTCCAATGTGCCCAAGGCTGTTGTCGGCAATGTGGTGCTCACTCTCGGTGAGATATGCTCCAGCCTGAAGGCGCACGCGCTCGCCCAGCTGCCCAAGTTTGCGCCACAACTGACGGAATTCCTCAAGGAGCAGGTCCATCAAATGGTTACACACAAACAGGGACCAGATTATGTCTGCTCCACACTCGTGACGG CTTTCCACAAACTCTTCAAGGCTTTGCCCCTCTTTCTGGGTCCCTATCTGGTGGACATCATCTCTGCCCTGGTCCGTCTCTCTGTGCAGCTGAATAGTCCACTCTTGGCACAAGAGAAGCGCGCACAGGCACTGAGATTGCGTCTGCAGGAGCTTTGGTCTGTCGTTGCCCACGGCGTGGAAGTGAGGATACTGGTGCCAAGCTGCACCAAGACCTACAGCAGTTTGCTTGAACTGCAGGCCTACGATGAGGTGGGACAGCTGATGTCGCAGCTTTTGCTGCAGTGCGTTAAGCACAATACCAATGCCCAGCTACAGCCGGTGCAGGAGGCGCTGAGCGAGTTCTTCCTTCAGGCGCTCGAGTTCCGTTTTCAGGTGCGTGGCCGAGGACTGGAACGGTCGCAGGTGTCGCAGATTGAGGGCGGCATTTCCGAGGCATTTGTCACGTGGATCTTGAAGCTGTCGGAGAGCAGCTTCCGTCCCATGTATTCGAAGGTGCACAAATGGGCGAAGGAGAGCAGTGCCAGGGAGACGCAACTCACGTATTTCCTGCTGACCAACCGCATTGCCGAGGCCCTCAAGTCGCTCTTTGTGCTGTTTGCCAATGACTTTATCGGGGACAgttcgcagctgctgcagcagcacaacacacTCAATCCGGCATTCACTGCCGGCGATAATGCAGAGGATGAtgaggagctgctggtggccattTTGGGCACCCTCAATCATGTATTTTTGCACTGCACCGATGAGTTCATCAACGAGCATCGCTTCAACACACTCATGCAGCCGCTGGTGGATCAACTGGAGAACGATCTGGTGCTGGGCAGTGAGCCACTGCAGCTGGCGCTCAGCAATTGCATTGCCCAGCTGGCCGTGGCCACGAACGATGTCATGTGGAAGCAGCTCAACAGTCAGGTGCTCCTCAAAACACGCACCACAACGCCCGAGGTGCGTATCCTGGCCTTCAACACTTGTGTGTCCATTGCCCGTAAACTGGGAGAAAGCTTCGCTCCCCTGCTGCCGGAGACGGTGCCATTTGTGGCCGAACTCCTGGAGGATGAGCACCAGCGCGTGGAGAAGAACACACGCAATGGCGTTCAGGAATTGGAAGCCATTCTAGGCGAAccaattcaaaaatatttgtaa
- the LOC117902566 gene encoding sodium/hydrogen exchanger 9B2 isoform X1 has product MFSIHKTMTAIGEPAGAREEGSSGAPATLITTPTTINAPTSIPVLSDVPMPNGNGNGSGTGTGTGNNFKSSIVIDSQPKRRVSIISDPPMMAGGAGIGGASGPGAGHDNLAFEQNPRRKISQTSTHSHTDIGPARRKSILKDPATTTHDNESDRVSTHSYDNYRQSALDVLNAKYNGHQAAHSSAGGSNSGANYVEQSWMYTFCLKCRGEEPSASWEPPFWQKIFPYPLCPTFRTFSRLVSIILIGVLIWITAFVIIGDSAAPGGQLFSLVVLTVAANFGGYLISLTTLPRLIGMLLVGILFQNVGWVNLDGDFSKVTAHLRKFALTIILTRAGLEMEPEAFKKVYKTILKLGIIPWCVEAVIVAVMSHFLLDLPWIWSFLLGSIIAAVSPAVVVPCLFRLRTKGYGVAKGIPTLVVAVAGVDDALSVAIFGIISTVMFSDKGLAYQIAQAPVCILGGLGFGVVWGSLARIFPEKGDAYVVPLRTLLLFTGGLMAIYGSEELGFEGAGPLAVVFSAFVSNLFWCKDGWDVEDNPVSTAFEIFWMIFEPILFGITGSTIKIRELDSHTVSIGAACIFTGAILRIFTTAGIAFGDRLNLKEKFFVGLSWMAKATVQAALGPVALKHLDENSTDEERNYASIVQTICVFSIVLTAPLGAILISVTGTKLLTKTKQPQDLTGWRRSHRPSIRDISIIDEEEEREDPEIPEDKETHDNTLNNAHIPSISYTYNN; this is encoded by the exons ATGTTTAGT ATCCACAAGACGATGACGGCCATCGGTGAGCCAGCAGGCGCCAGGGAGGAGGGCTCCTCCGGTGCTCCAGCCACCCTAATCACAACACCCACGACCATAAATGCACCCACATCGATACCCGTGCTCAGTGATGTGCCCATGccgaatggcaatggcaatgggagtggaactggaactggaacggGGAATAACTTCAAGAGCAGCATTGTCATTGATAGCCAACCCAAGCGGCGTGTGAGCATTATCTCGGATCCGCCTATGATGGCTGGTGGTGCAGGAATTGGCGGTGCCTCAGGTCCCGGCGCCGGACACGATAACCTTGCCTTCGAGCAAAATCCCAGGCGTAAAATTTCACAG ACctccacacactcgcacacggACATTGGACCGGCGCGAAGGAAGAGCATACTGAAGGACCCAGCCACAACCACGCACGACAACGAGAGCGATCGGGTTTCAACGCACAGTTATG acaACTACCGACAGAGTGCGCTGGACGTGCTCAATGCCAAATACAATGGCCATCAGGCGGCCCACAGCTCGGCGGGTGGCAGCAATAGTGGCGCCAACTATGTGGAGCAGTCCTGGATGTACACATTCTGTTTGAAGTGTCGCGGCGAGGAGCCATCGGCATCGTGGGAGCCACCCTTTTGGCAGAAGATCTTCCCCTATCCGCTGTGTCCCACCTTCAGGACATTCTCGCGACTGGTGTCCATTATTCTTATAG GTGTCCTCATTTGGATCACGGCATTTGTTATCATTGGCGACTCGGCTGCCCCTGGTGGACAGCTGTTTAGCCTGGTCGTCCTCACTGTGGCCGCCAACTTTGGTGGCTATCTGATATCTCTGACCACCCTGCCGCGGCTCATTGGCATGCTCCTGGTGGGCATACTCTTTCAGAACGTGGGCTGGGTCAATCTCGACGGTGACTTCTCGAAGGTGACGGCCCACCTGCGTAAGTTTGCGCTGACCATTATCCTGACTCGAGCTGGACTCGAAATGGAACCGGAAGCCTTCAAGAAAGTCTACAAAACAATACTTAAGCTGGGCATCATTCCATGGTGCGTGGAGGCCGTCATTGTGGCCGTGATGTCGCACTTTCTGCTCGATCTGCCGTGGATCTGGTCGTTCCTGCTAGGCTCCATCATCGCTGCCGTCTCGCCTGCTGTGGTGGTGCCCTGCCTGTTCCGTTTGCGAACGAAGGGCTACGGCGTGGCCAAGGGCATTCCCACgctggtggtggctgtggccggCGTGGACGATGCTCTGTCGGTGGCCATCTTCGGCATCATCAGCACCGTGATGTTCTCGGACAAGGGACTGGCCTATCAGATTGCCCAGGCACCGGTCTGCATACTGGGCGGCCTCGGATTCGGCGTCGTCTGGGGAAGTCTGGCGCGAATCTTCCCCGAGAAGGGCGACGCCTATGTGGTGCCGCTGCGAACGCTGCTCCTCTTCACCGGCGGCTTGATGGCCATCTATGGCAGCGAGGAGCTGGGCTTCGAGGGTGCCGGCCCCCTGGCCGTTGTCTTCTCTGCATTTGTGTCGAATCTGTTCTGGTGCAAGGATGGCTGGGATGTGGAGGATAACCCGGTGTCCACCGCCTTCGAGATCTTCTGGATGATCTTCGAGCCCATTCTGTTCGGCATCACCGGCTCCACCATTAAGATACGCGAGCTGGACTCGCACACAGTCTCCATTGGAGCCGCCTGCATCTTCACCGGCGCCATTCTGCGCATCTTCACCACGGCTGGCATTGCCTTCGGCGATCGCCTCAACCTCAAGGAGAAGTTCTTCGTCGGCCTCTCCTGGATGGCCAAGGCCACGGTCCAAGCGGCCCTGGGACCGGTGGCCCTCAAGCATCTCGACGAGAACTCTACGGATGAGGAGCGCAACTATGCCAGCATTGTGCAGACGATCTGCGTCTTCAGCATTGTGCTGACAGCACCGCTGGGTGCCATTCTGATATCCGTGACGGGCACAAAGCTGCTGACCAAGACGAAACAGCCGCAGGATCTCACCGGCTGGCGACGCAGCCATCGTCCGTCCATACGCGATATCAGCATCatcgatgaggaggaggagcgcgaAGATCCCGAAATACCCGAAGACAAAGAGACGCACGACAACACGCTCAACAATGCACACATCCCGAGCATTTCCTATACGTATaacaattga
- the LOC117902566 gene encoding sodium/hydrogen exchanger 9B2 isoform X2, giving the protein MTAIGEPAGAREEGSSGAPATLITTPTTINAPTSIPVLSDVPMPNGNGNGSGTGTGTGNNFKSSIVIDSQPKRRVSIISDPPMMAGGAGIGGASGPGAGHDNLAFEQNPRRKISQTSTHSHTDIGPARRKSILKDPATTTHDNESDRVSTHSYDNYRQSALDVLNAKYNGHQAAHSSAGGSNSGANYVEQSWMYTFCLKCRGEEPSASWEPPFWQKIFPYPLCPTFRTFSRLVSIILIGVLIWITAFVIIGDSAAPGGQLFSLVVLTVAANFGGYLISLTTLPRLIGMLLVGILFQNVGWVNLDGDFSKVTAHLRKFALTIILTRAGLEMEPEAFKKVYKTILKLGIIPWCVEAVIVAVMSHFLLDLPWIWSFLLGSIIAAVSPAVVVPCLFRLRTKGYGVAKGIPTLVVAVAGVDDALSVAIFGIISTVMFSDKGLAYQIAQAPVCILGGLGFGVVWGSLARIFPEKGDAYVVPLRTLLLFTGGLMAIYGSEELGFEGAGPLAVVFSAFVSNLFWCKDGWDVEDNPVSTAFEIFWMIFEPILFGITGSTIKIRELDSHTVSIGAACIFTGAILRIFTTAGIAFGDRLNLKEKFFVGLSWMAKATVQAALGPVALKHLDENSTDEERNYASIVQTICVFSIVLTAPLGAILISVTGTKLLTKTKQPQDLTGWRRSHRPSIRDISIIDEEEEREDPEIPEDKETHDNTLNNAHIPSISYTYNN; this is encoded by the exons ATGACGGCCATCGGTGAGCCAGCAGGCGCCAGGGAGGAGGGCTCCTCCGGTGCTCCAGCCACCCTAATCACAACACCCACGACCATAAATGCACCCACATCGATACCCGTGCTCAGTGATGTGCCCATGccgaatggcaatggcaatgggagtggaactggaactggaacggGGAATAACTTCAAGAGCAGCATTGTCATTGATAGCCAACCCAAGCGGCGTGTGAGCATTATCTCGGATCCGCCTATGATGGCTGGTGGTGCAGGAATTGGCGGTGCCTCAGGTCCCGGCGCCGGACACGATAACCTTGCCTTCGAGCAAAATCCCAGGCGTAAAATTTCACAG ACctccacacactcgcacacggACATTGGACCGGCGCGAAGGAAGAGCATACTGAAGGACCCAGCCACAACCACGCACGACAACGAGAGCGATCGGGTTTCAACGCACAGTTATG acaACTACCGACAGAGTGCGCTGGACGTGCTCAATGCCAAATACAATGGCCATCAGGCGGCCCACAGCTCGGCGGGTGGCAGCAATAGTGGCGCCAACTATGTGGAGCAGTCCTGGATGTACACATTCTGTTTGAAGTGTCGCGGCGAGGAGCCATCGGCATCGTGGGAGCCACCCTTTTGGCAGAAGATCTTCCCCTATCCGCTGTGTCCCACCTTCAGGACATTCTCGCGACTGGTGTCCATTATTCTTATAG GTGTCCTCATTTGGATCACGGCATTTGTTATCATTGGCGACTCGGCTGCCCCTGGTGGACAGCTGTTTAGCCTGGTCGTCCTCACTGTGGCCGCCAACTTTGGTGGCTATCTGATATCTCTGACCACCCTGCCGCGGCTCATTGGCATGCTCCTGGTGGGCATACTCTTTCAGAACGTGGGCTGGGTCAATCTCGACGGTGACTTCTCGAAGGTGACGGCCCACCTGCGTAAGTTTGCGCTGACCATTATCCTGACTCGAGCTGGACTCGAAATGGAACCGGAAGCCTTCAAGAAAGTCTACAAAACAATACTTAAGCTGGGCATCATTCCATGGTGCGTGGAGGCCGTCATTGTGGCCGTGATGTCGCACTTTCTGCTCGATCTGCCGTGGATCTGGTCGTTCCTGCTAGGCTCCATCATCGCTGCCGTCTCGCCTGCTGTGGTGGTGCCCTGCCTGTTCCGTTTGCGAACGAAGGGCTACGGCGTGGCCAAGGGCATTCCCACgctggtggtggctgtggccggCGTGGACGATGCTCTGTCGGTGGCCATCTTCGGCATCATCAGCACCGTGATGTTCTCGGACAAGGGACTGGCCTATCAGATTGCCCAGGCACCGGTCTGCATACTGGGCGGCCTCGGATTCGGCGTCGTCTGGGGAAGTCTGGCGCGAATCTTCCCCGAGAAGGGCGACGCCTATGTGGTGCCGCTGCGAACGCTGCTCCTCTTCACCGGCGGCTTGATGGCCATCTATGGCAGCGAGGAGCTGGGCTTCGAGGGTGCCGGCCCCCTGGCCGTTGTCTTCTCTGCATTTGTGTCGAATCTGTTCTGGTGCAAGGATGGCTGGGATGTGGAGGATAACCCGGTGTCCACCGCCTTCGAGATCTTCTGGATGATCTTCGAGCCCATTCTGTTCGGCATCACCGGCTCCACCATTAAGATACGCGAGCTGGACTCGCACACAGTCTCCATTGGAGCCGCCTGCATCTTCACCGGCGCCATTCTGCGCATCTTCACCACGGCTGGCATTGCCTTCGGCGATCGCCTCAACCTCAAGGAGAAGTTCTTCGTCGGCCTCTCCTGGATGGCCAAGGCCACGGTCCAAGCGGCCCTGGGACCGGTGGCCCTCAAGCATCTCGACGAGAACTCTACGGATGAGGAGCGCAACTATGCCAGCATTGTGCAGACGATCTGCGTCTTCAGCATTGTGCTGACAGCACCGCTGGGTGCCATTCTGATATCCGTGACGGGCACAAAGCTGCTGACCAAGACGAAACAGCCGCAGGATCTCACCGGCTGGCGACGCAGCCATCGTCCGTCCATACGCGATATCAGCATCatcgatgaggaggaggagcgcgaAGATCCCGAAATACCCGAAGACAAAGAGACGCACGACAACACGCTCAACAATGCACACATCCCGAGCATTTCCTATACGTATaacaattga